The following coding sequences lie in one Pirellulales bacterium genomic window:
- a CDS encoding adenosylhomocysteinase, whose amino-acid sequence MSLADWGRKEIMLAENEMPGLMALRKKYGKSKPLDGARIAGCLHMTIQTAVLIETLTELGAEVTWSSCNIFSTQDHAAAAIAKAGIPVYAWKGETNEEFDWCIEQTIFFPDGQPLNMILDDGGDLTAMVHKRFPELLSGIRGLSEETTTGVKELHRMLANGELKLPAINVNDSVTKSTFDNLYGCRESLADGIKRATDIMVAGKVVVVAGYGDVGKGCAHSMKSLGARVIVTEIDPICALKAAMEGYEVTTMEEAAPRGNIFVTTTGCRDIIRGEHMVAMPNDAIVCNIGHFDLEIDIAWLNGQKNVKKLEIKPQVDRYTFPSGRSILVLAEGRLVNLGCATGHPSFVMSNSFTNQVMAQIALWTESDKFPIGVHMLPKKLDEEVARLHLEKLGVKLTKLTDTQADYIHVPVEGPYKPEYYRY is encoded by the coding sequence ATGTCGCTGGCCGATTGGGGCCGCAAAGAGATCATGCTGGCCGAGAACGAGATGCCCGGCCTGATGGCGCTGCGGAAGAAGTATGGCAAATCGAAGCCGCTGGACGGCGCCCGCATCGCCGGCTGCTTGCACATGACGATTCAAACCGCCGTCCTCATCGAAACGTTGACAGAGCTTGGCGCGGAAGTGACCTGGAGTAGTTGCAACATCTTCTCGACGCAAGATCATGCCGCCGCCGCCATTGCCAAGGCTGGCATTCCGGTTTACGCCTGGAAGGGGGAGACGAACGAGGAATTCGACTGGTGCATCGAGCAGACGATTTTCTTCCCCGACGGCCAGCCGCTGAACATGATTCTCGACGATGGCGGTGACTTGACGGCAATGGTCCACAAGCGATTTCCCGAGTTGCTGTCTGGCATCCGCGGCCTTAGCGAAGAGACCACGACCGGCGTCAAAGAACTGCACCGGATGCTCGCCAACGGCGAACTGAAACTGCCTGCGATCAATGTCAACGACTCGGTCACGAAAAGCACGTTCGACAACCTCTACGGCTGCCGAGAGTCGCTGGCCGACGGCATCAAGCGAGCGACTGACATTATGGTTGCCGGCAAGGTGGTCGTCGTCGCGGGCTACGGCGACGTCGGCAAGGGGTGTGCGCACTCGATGAAGTCGCTGGGGGCTCGCGTGATCGTAACAGAGATCGATCCGATCTGCGCCCTGAAAGCGGCGATGGAAGGCTACGAAGTCACCACAATGGAAGAAGCCGCCCCGCGCGGGAACATCTTCGTCACCACGACCGGCTGCCGCGACATCATTCGCGGCGAGCATATGGTGGCGATGCCGAACGACGCCATCGTGTGCAACATTGGCCACTTCGATCTAGAAATTGACATTGCCTGGCTCAACGGGCAGAAGAACGTCAAAAAGCTGGAGATCAAGCCGCAGGTCGATCGCTACACCTTCCCCAGCGGCCGTTCGATTTTGGTTCTGGCCGAAGGCCGCTTGGTGAACCTCGGGTGTGCCACCGGCCATCCGTCGTTCGTGATGAGCAACAGCTTTACCAACCAAGTGATGGCTCAAATCGCCCTGTGGACCGAGTCGGACAAGTTCCCCATCGGCGTTCACATGTTGCCCAAAAAGCTGGACGAAGAAGTTGCCCGCCTGCACTTGGAGAAGCTGGGCGTGAAGCTGACCAAGCTCACAGACACGCAGGCAGATTACATCCATGTGCCGGTCGAGGGACCGTACAAGCCGGAGTATTACCGGTACTAG